From the bacterium genome, the window ATAGCTACTAATTCCTGCAGGTCGAGATGCTCAAAGGCCCAGCGCTGGCCGGCAATTGCGGCTTCGGTGGTGAGACCTTGCCCCCAGAACGGCTTGGCCAACAAATAGCCGATTTCGATCTCGTCGGTATCCGGCAGATACTGCAAACCGCACCATCCAATGGGCCTGCCATCGGGCGGCTGACCGATTACCCACCGTCCATAGCCAAACCGGGTCCAGTGCTCGATCTGATAACAGATATCCTTTTCCACGGATGGACGGGGGGGCGGGGTGGTACGCGGGAAATAGCGAAACA encodes:
- a CDS encoding GNAT family N-acetyltransferase, which encodes MFSIAPTLHLPRLMLRPFFLEDIDPLHRVQSEDSVFRYFPRTTPPPRPSVEKDICYQIEHWTRFGYGRWVIGQPPDGRPIGWCGLQYLPDTDEIEIGYLLAKPFWGQGLTTEAAIAGQRWAFEHLDLQELVAIIHPENIASIRVAEKLGMTFTARTVYFGMQCDRYAINRGECEVWEAEHNHHH